In one Desulfovermiculus halophilus DSM 18834 genomic region, the following are encoded:
- a CDS encoding glycosyltransferase family 4 protein, with translation MKVALVFKSLNASGGAEVMAQTLLRVLCSTGAHLKVLARQGDTGPQDFEFVQVNPFHFGRFGRVGGFARAACRKVQDLDADLVLSQEYMPCCHVYRAGGGVHAEWLRQQRRTLGFGGRLWQRMDMHHRNKLRLERTTYESENLRAVICNSEMVREDILNHYNVSTKRLYVIENAIDVNQYRRPADFVNRKERTRDSIGVPKDAFLWLFVGSGFARKGLHTALRALARRPESSHLLVVGRDSHQRRYQRLASRLGIDHRVHFAGRQSDVRPFYWAADALIHPALYEAYGLVVLEAMAAGLPVLGSHQCGAARSLIQEGQNGFLRDCLDVDGWGDVMTRTEDASGSMAESAVAAASRRNLPQLEAEVRSFFQGLLEQLKSSENVTGPQSE, from the coding sequence ATGAAAGTTGCCCTCGTTTTTAAGTCTTTGAATGCCAGCGGCGGGGCCGAAGTGATGGCCCAAACCCTGTTGCGGGTATTATGTTCCACGGGTGCTCATTTAAAAGTTTTGGCCCGGCAGGGAGATACAGGGCCGCAAGATTTTGAGTTCGTGCAGGTCAATCCTTTTCACTTTGGTCGTTTTGGACGGGTTGGCGGCTTCGCTCGTGCCGCCTGCAGGAAGGTGCAGGATCTTGATGCAGACTTGGTCTTGTCGCAAGAATACATGCCCTGTTGTCATGTCTATCGTGCGGGTGGTGGAGTGCATGCTGAGTGGCTTCGCCAGCAGCGCCGGACACTTGGTTTTGGGGGACGGCTGTGGCAACGGATGGATATGCATCACCGGAACAAGCTGCGGCTGGAGCGGACGACCTATGAGTCAGAAAATTTGCGGGCCGTTATCTGCAACTCAGAAATGGTACGCGAGGATATTCTGAATCATTACAATGTCTCCACAAAACGGTTGTATGTGATTGAAAATGCAATCGATGTGAACCAGTATCGACGGCCGGCAGACTTTGTGAATCGTAAAGAAAGGACCCGGGACTCGATCGGTGTTCCCAAAGACGCCTTCCTTTGGTTGTTTGTGGGGTCGGGCTTTGCGCGGAAGGGATTGCATACCGCCTTACGCGCCTTGGCCCGGAGGCCGGAAAGCAGTCACTTGCTGGTTGTCGGCCGGGACAGTCACCAAAGACGTTATCAGCGTCTGGCGTCCCGGCTGGGGATTGACCATCGCGTTCATTTTGCAGGGCGTCAGAGCGATGTTCGTCCCTTCTACTGGGCAGCGGACGCCTTGATTCACCCCGCCCTGTATGAGGCCTACGGACTTGTTGTCCTGGAGGCCATGGCAGCTGGACTTCCTGTTTTGGGTAGTCATCAATGCGGCGCAGCCAGGTCTCTGATTCAAGAGGGTCAAAATGGATTCCTCCGCGATTGTCTGGATGTGGACGGTTGGGGTGATGTCATGACCAGGACGGAAGATGCTTCAGGGTCGATGGCTGAGTCCGCTGTTGCTGCCGCAAGCCGTCGGAATCTGCCCCAGCTGGAGGCCGAAGTCAGGTCTTTCTTTCAGGGGCTTTTAGAGCAGTTGAAGAGTTCAGAAAATGTGACAGGCCCACAGAGTGAATAG
- a CDS encoding glycosyltransferase family 4 protein, with translation MINLGRIFFILGGLPFGGIANLLFEISKELQVRDIDFTVVNLSGVGDKLCAFEDHDLPVINLASSVDVLKTYRLDTIVKLRNIICDLRPSIIHTMEFSGDYFGRLAALGMNIPIVTHIHTTKKQKKMHRKIANKLLSRKTDVYLSVSEAVNEVIKKEHSSNKRSIVLYNALSSEKITHKSKYYYKNETKSSVVACVGRLVEQKNFDMALKAYKILCEKINNVDLWIIGEGKERNKLESLAHDLCIENKVTFWGYRSDVEDLLARSDILLMPSQYEGLGISVLEAMQLGIPAVISKYVSAKEIAWDCCLVCETHPDDIAAKLCTLLTDDSLYAELARNAKARSQSFTIDTYVDKLLDVYQSLLPDYNEPTHG, from the coding sequence ATGATTAATTTAGGAAGGATATTTTTTATTCTTGGTGGGTTACCTTTCGGAGGTATTGCAAATCTACTTTTCGAGATATCTAAGGAGTTGCAAGTCAGAGATATTGACTTTACTGTTGTTAACTTGTCAGGTGTAGGGGATAAGCTTTGTGCGTTTGAAGATCACGATCTTCCCGTGATTAATCTTGCGTCCTCTGTAGATGTTTTGAAAACCTACCGTTTAGACACCATTGTCAAGCTACGTAATATTATTTGTGATTTACGTCCCTCTATTATTCATACCATGGAGTTTTCAGGTGACTATTTTGGTAGATTGGCTGCACTTGGAATGAATATCCCGATAGTTACCCATATTCATACTACAAAAAAACAAAAAAAGATGCATAGAAAAATAGCGAACAAATTGTTGTCCAGAAAAACAGATGTTTATTTATCTGTTTCAGAAGCTGTGAATGAAGTTATTAAAAAAGAACATAGTTCTAATAAAAGAAGTATTGTATTGTACAATGCTTTGAGTTCTGAGAAAATTACGCATAAAAGCAAATATTATTATAAAAATGAAACAAAAAGTTCTGTGGTAGCCTGTGTTGGACGACTTGTTGAACAAAAAAATTTTGATATGGCTTTAAAAGCTTACAAGATACTTTGTGAAAAAATTAATAATGTTGACTTATGGATCATAGGTGAAGGAAAAGAACGAAACAAACTAGAAAGTCTAGCCCATGATCTTTGCATTGAAAATAAGGTCACTTTTTGGGGATATAGAAGTGATGTTGAAGATTTGCTGGCAAGGTCTGATATATTGTTGATGCCCTCCCAATACGAAGGATTAGGAATATCAGTTTTAGAAGCTATGCAACTTGGTATACCTGCAGTCATTTCCAAATATGTATCGGCCAAAGAAATAGCATGGGATTGTTGTCTTGTTTGTGAAACACATCCTGATGACATTGCTGCAAAACTATGCACGCTGCTCACTGATGATTCACTGTATGCAGAACTTGCTCGGAACGCTAAAGCTCGAAGTCAGAGCTTTACCATCGATACTTATGTGGATAAGCTTTTAGATGTATATCAAAGTCTCTTGCCAGATTATAATGAACCGACTCATGGATGA
- a CDS encoding UDP-glucuronic acid decarboxylase family protein — protein MRRVSAKTILVTGGAGFLGSHLCERLLEQGHEVICLDNCFTGNKKNIYHLMDNPKFEFMRHDVTFPLYVEVDEIYNLACPASPIHYQLDPVQTTKTSVHGAINMLGLAKRVKAKIFQASTSEVYGDPTIHPQPEGYWGNVNPIGLRSCYDEGKRCAETLFYDYSRQHGLQIKVARIFNTYGPRMHPFDGRVISNFIIQALRGEPITVYGDGSQSRSFCYVDDLIEVMIRIMESGDEFTGPVNIGNPGEYTILEIAEKVVQLTKSSSPIQFRDLPQDDPKQRCPDINLAREQFQWEPQVDLHKGLSSTISYFEKLLSEEKI, from the coding sequence GTGAGACGGGTAAGCGCAAAGACCATACTGGTGACCGGCGGTGCAGGATTTTTGGGATCACATCTGTGTGAGCGCCTTTTAGAGCAGGGCCATGAGGTCATCTGCCTGGACAACTGCTTCACCGGAAACAAGAAGAATATCTACCACTTGATGGATAATCCCAAGTTCGAGTTCATGCGCCACGATGTTACCTTTCCTCTGTACGTGGAGGTGGACGAGATCTACAACCTGGCCTGTCCGGCTTCGCCCATCCATTATCAGCTGGACCCGGTCCAGACCACAAAGACCTCGGTGCACGGGGCGATCAACATGCTCGGGCTGGCCAAGCGGGTCAAGGCCAAAATATTTCAAGCATCTACATCCGAGGTATACGGCGATCCGACCATTCATCCACAGCCGGAAGGGTACTGGGGGAACGTCAATCCCATCGGGCTGCGGTCCTGCTACGATGAAGGGAAGAGATGCGCGGAAACGCTCTTTTATGACTATAGCCGGCAGCACGGGCTGCAAATCAAAGTAGCCAGGATATTTAATACCTATGGTCCGCGCATGCATCCCTTCGACGGCCGGGTGATCAGCAACTTCATTATCCAGGCCTTGCGCGGGGAACCGATCACTGTGTACGGCGACGGCTCCCAGTCCAGATCCTTCTGCTACGTGGACGACCTGATTGAGGTCATGATCCGGATTATGGAGAGCGGGGATGAGTTCACCGGACCGGTGAACATCGGTAATCCAGGGGAGTATACCATCCTGGAAATAGCCGAAAAGGTTGTACAGCTCACAAAAAGCAGCTCCCCGATTCAGTTTAGGGACCTTCCTCAGGACGATCCCAAACAGCGGTGTCCGGATATCAATTTAGCCCGGGAGCAATTTCAGTGGGAGCCTCAAGTTGATTTGCACAAAGGATTATCATCTACAATAAGCTATTTTGAAAAACTCTTAAGCGAAGAAAAAATATAA
- a CDS encoding glycosyltransferase family 9 protein: protein MSERICLLRLSAIGDVCHVLPVLRTLQKHKPRARLTWVIGRTEAQLVHDIPGVEFQVFDKRNTLRSVSYLRREFAGSSFDVLLNMQASFRAGLASACIPARRKIGFDPQRAKFFHPLFSNERIEHHQSEHVLDSFFGFLAPLGIYDRVLRWDIPIPGPASEFASSVIPDQGGAVVISPCSSVRFRNWRNWSPAKYAAVADYAREKHGLQVVLTGGPSREEKAMGARIQAEGQYELVDLIGGTNLKQLLALLQRCRVLVSPDSGPLHMATAVGTPVVGLYATSNPDRTGPYLSRQWVVNKYPQALKEETGKDPDHVPWGRRVRKAEVMDLITVQDVREKLDQVLRET, encoded by the coding sequence ATGAGTGAGCGTATCTGTCTCCTCAGGCTGTCGGCCATTGGTGATGTCTGCCATGTGTTGCCGGTACTCAGGACGCTGCAAAAGCACAAACCCAGGGCCAGATTGACCTGGGTGATCGGCAGAACAGAGGCCCAGTTGGTTCACGACATTCCGGGAGTGGAGTTTCAAGTCTTTGACAAGAGGAACACCTTGAGATCGGTTTCTTATCTGCGCAGGGAGTTTGCAGGATCTTCCTTTGATGTCCTTTTGAACATGCAGGCCTCATTCCGGGCCGGCCTGGCCAGCGCATGCATACCGGCCCGGAGGAAGATCGGCTTTGATCCCCAAAGGGCCAAGTTTTTCCACCCCTTGTTTTCCAATGAGCGGATCGAACATCACCAGTCAGAACATGTCCTGGATTCTTTTTTCGGCTTCTTGGCTCCCCTGGGCATATACGACCGTGTGCTGCGCTGGGATATCCCTATTCCTGGTCCGGCTTCTGAGTTTGCCTCCTCGGTGATCCCGGATCAAGGCGGGGCGGTGGTCATAAGTCCGTGCTCAAGTGTTCGGTTCCGCAATTGGCGCAATTGGAGTCCGGCCAAGTATGCTGCGGTCGCCGATTATGCCCGGGAGAAGCATGGATTGCAGGTGGTTCTGACCGGCGGTCCCAGCCGGGAGGAAAAGGCCATGGGAGCACGGATCCAAGCTGAAGGCCAATATGAGCTTGTTGACCTGATCGGAGGGACGAATCTTAAGCAATTGCTCGCTCTTTTGCAACGGTGCCGGGTTCTCGTTTCCCCGGATTCCGGCCCCCTGCACATGGCCACAGCTGTGGGCACACCGGTGGTGGGACTGTATGCTACGTCCAATCCGGATCGAACCGGACCGTACTTGAGCCGGCAATGGGTGGTCAACAAGTATCCGCAGGCCCTGAAGGAAGAGACGGGAAAAGACCCTGACCATGTGCCGTGGGGGCGCAGGGTACGCAAGGCTGAGGTCATGGATTTGATCACAGTCCAGGATGTGCGGGAGAAGCTGGATCAGGTGCTCAGGGAAACTTGA
- a CDS encoding 3-deoxy-D-manno-octulosonic acid kinase, protein MSIVHHRYSATYCTSEYVVYDPALFSEMDRRFFSPAYWRQQGCLTGQARGRGSAYAVEYGRKRFFLRHYRRGGAIGPYMKDRYLWTGLDTTRAWREFYLLLDMHAKGLPVPRPAAAYVQRIWLMYYADIITEQIPDALPLGMLLNQKDSIDDRLWTRIGSTLQHFHSQGICHPDLNVNNILIDKAEAVWLIDFDKGVWYRPKPGQRQANLNRLRRSLAKVWPRDTSADNFHQAWKRILRGYDLLDTADQ, encoded by the coding sequence ATGTCCATAGTTCATCACAGGTATTCAGCTACGTATTGTACATCCGAGTACGTTGTCTACGACCCAGCACTATTTTCAGAAATGGACCGGAGATTCTTTTCTCCGGCATATTGGCGTCAGCAGGGCTGCCTGACCGGTCAGGCCCGGGGCAGGGGGAGTGCTTACGCCGTTGAATACGGGCGCAAGCGTTTTTTCCTTCGCCATTACCGCAGGGGTGGGGCCATCGGCCCATACATGAAAGACAGATACCTGTGGACTGGACTGGATACGACCCGGGCATGGCGAGAGTTTTATCTTCTTCTGGACATGCACGCCAAGGGCCTTCCGGTCCCCAGGCCCGCGGCCGCCTATGTACAGCGCATCTGGCTCATGTACTACGCTGACATCATCACTGAACAAATTCCGGATGCCCTGCCCCTTGGCATGCTTCTAAACCAGAAAGACTCCATCGACGACAGGTTGTGGACCAGAATCGGCTCCACTCTACAGCACTTTCACAGCCAAGGCATCTGCCACCCGGACTTGAACGTGAACAACATCCTTATAGATAAGGCTGAAGCCGTCTGGTTGATTGATTTCGACAAAGGAGTCTGGTATAGGCCAAAGCCCGGTCAAAGGCAAGCCAATCTGAACCGCCTGCGGCGATCACTGGCCAAGGTATGGCCCCGGGATACATCCGCCGACAACTTCCATCAGGCCTGGAAGCGCATCTTGCGCGGCTATGACCTCCTCGACACAGCTGATCAATGA
- a CDS encoding lysophospholipid acyltransferase family protein, with product MNQDSTHISSVRSLAYTALGACCTKGLDFHRASLLGALLGDLMWSASPRRRRIAINAIADRLQKDKASAVRLAKENFRQTGTAFAEVFLPPKVDHRFIRSNISFSDPDQFSRMENIQRPIVGTTGHFGAWELLAPIFSLSFSSRQRQIIVKHPKDLDFAALISHYRGFGGNRIVSHDQAAHLVLRCLRRNGISAFLVDHNTKRSKSTFLPFLGREASVNIGPAVLAVRSKALIWPIFLIRKGRGRYIFHSRSSLDTAELTGNMEEKVHAAALFYTRAVQDMVVRYPEQWFWMHQRWRTRPVEKKTLERA from the coding sequence ATGAATCAAGACAGCACACACATCTCTTCGGTGCGCTCACTTGCGTATACAGCCCTGGGAGCATGTTGCACAAAAGGGCTGGACTTTCACCGGGCCTCTCTGCTCGGAGCTCTGCTCGGAGACCTGATGTGGTCTGCGTCTCCCCGCAGGCGCAGAATTGCCATAAACGCAATCGCCGATCGACTGCAGAAAGACAAGGCCTCTGCTGTCCGTCTGGCCAAAGAGAACTTTCGCCAGACCGGCACCGCCTTTGCTGAAGTCTTCCTGCCCCCAAAGGTCGATCACCGTTTTATCCGCTCCAATATATCCTTTTCCGACCCGGATCAATTCAGCCGCATGGAGAATATCCAACGCCCCATTGTTGGGACTACCGGACATTTTGGAGCATGGGAACTCCTCGCGCCCATCTTCAGTCTCTCCTTTTCTTCCCGGCAACGTCAAATCATCGTCAAGCATCCGAAAGACCTGGATTTTGCCGCCCTCATTTCTCATTACCGGGGATTCGGCGGCAACCGGATCGTCAGCCACGATCAGGCCGCTCATCTCGTCCTGCGTTGCCTGCGCCGAAACGGCATCAGTGCCTTTCTCGTGGACCACAATACAAAGAGAAGCAAATCCACGTTCCTTCCCTTTCTGGGCCGGGAAGCCTCGGTCAATATCGGGCCGGCGGTTCTGGCGGTTAGATCCAAGGCCCTGATCTGGCCCATATTTCTTATTCGCAAAGGACGCGGCAGGTACATATTCCATTCCCGCTCTTCCCTGGATACCGCCGAACTGACCGGAAACATGGAGGAAAAGGTGCACGCAGCGGCTCTGTTCTATACCCGGGCGGTTCAGGACATGGTTGTGCGGTATCCGGAGCAGTGGTTCTGGATGCATCAGAGATGGAGGACCAGGCCTGTGGAGAAAAAAACACTGGAGCGCGCATGA
- a CDS encoding glycosyltransferase family 9 protein, whose protein sequence is MTERITRAGAFASEKALQSLPPGSRVLVAAADRVGDALFRTPAIRLLGRSFPHIRFDALAFGSGAHAVLSQHPDLDTVHHRTDKKDIARLAEDYDLVVNTRSSNIRRYLEKVQTPIIQHRRIETTQHKAKDLLLFAHALAPRSSSSPLSAYCEYVLPIAHEVQSRVRRKLTQDYGVAPETHSLIGMHIGCGSLTKYKLFFSFQSLVNHKKTWPIKHFISLAHRLVQQDSKRRILIIGSQNEDFLCRKILNKAPRTINICPDFSLLETAALMDHLDLLICNDSGPMHMACARKRPLLALFGPTNPQRTGPFPELPQFTSIKKDSMRHIGVDEVWTLAEQAMRGVRDTQ, encoded by the coding sequence ATGACCGAGCGGATCACACGTGCCGGGGCTTTTGCTTCCGAGAAAGCTCTGCAGTCTCTGCCTCCCGGCAGCAGAGTCCTTGTAGCCGCTGCCGACCGGGTGGGCGATGCCCTCTTCCGCACCCCGGCCATACGGCTTCTGGGCCGAAGCTTCCCCCATATCCGGTTCGATGCCCTGGCATTCGGCTCCGGTGCGCATGCTGTCCTCTCCCAGCATCCAGATCTCGACACCGTGCATCACCGGACAGATAAAAAGGATATCGCCAGGCTGGCCGAGGACTACGATCTGGTGGTCAACACCAGATCCTCCAATATACGCAGGTATCTGGAAAAGGTTCAAACCCCGATCATTCAGCACCGCCGGATAGAGACAACACAGCACAAGGCCAAGGATCTGCTCCTGTTTGCCCACGCCCTTGCGCCGCGCTCCTCATCTAGCCCCCTTTCAGCATACTGCGAATATGTCCTGCCCATTGCGCATGAAGTGCAGAGCAGGGTCCGCCGAAAGCTTACCCAAGACTACGGTGTAGCCCCTGAAACGCACAGCTTGATCGGGATGCACATCGGCTGCGGCAGCCTGACCAAATACAAGCTCTTTTTCTCCTTTCAGTCACTTGTAAACCACAAAAAGACCTGGCCCATCAAACATTTCATCAGCCTGGCCCACAGGCTGGTCCAGCAGGACTCCAAGCGAAGGATACTGATCATAGGCTCCCAGAACGAAGACTTTCTGTGCCGGAAGATCCTGAACAAGGCCCCCCGGACAATTAACATCTGTCCTGATTTTTCCCTGCTTGAAACCGCAGCCTTGATGGATCATCTCGATCTGCTCATCTGCAATGACAGCGGCCCCATGCACATGGCCTGTGCCAGAAAACGGCCTCTGCTCGCCCTCTTTGGTCCGACAAATCCCCAGCGGACAGGCCCCTTTCCCGAGCTGCCCCAGTTCACAAGCATCAAAAAGGACTCCATGCGCCACATCGGGGTAGACGAGGTATGGACATTGGCGGAACAAGCAATGCGCGGTGTCCGCGACACCCAGTAA
- a CDS encoding glycosyltransferase family 4 protein, with translation MHIVHVNLARGYRGGERQTQILIQGLSAAGGHEQTLVCRPDSPLRDELDGTSGLRFCPARHMLGGHRRFAPDSLVHAHDGKAAHWAFLQRLTHRTPYIITRRVPNPLNTDPWTKSVYAGAKRLVAISTPIQKYLQSYLSHPPPVDRIPSAWTPRTADREAPGSLRRSYASYFIIGHVGALSDRHKGQRHLIEAARRLEVNYPQMRFLFLGSGPDRKMLEGMAEGLNNVDFLGFQNDVGLYLSIMDLFVFPSNYEGLGSTLLDAIGCGVPIIASAVGGIPDIIQDGVNGVLIPPGNPQAITEAIVHLYHRPGLRRSLAHQAAARLDEFSPARMVHSYEHLYRSLNPQL, from the coding sequence ATGCACATAGTCCATGTCAACCTCGCCCGGGGATACAGGGGCGGAGAACGTCAAACCCAGATTTTGATTCAGGGATTGTCGGCCGCTGGTGGGCACGAACAGACCCTGGTCTGCCGTCCGGACTCTCCCCTGCGTGACGAACTGGATGGTACCTCAGGGCTCCGCTTTTGCCCGGCAAGGCATATGCTAGGCGGTCACAGGCGGTTTGCCCCTGATTCCCTGGTTCACGCCCATGACGGAAAGGCGGCGCACTGGGCCTTTCTCCAACGGCTTACGCATCGAACGCCCTATATTATTACCCGCCGGGTGCCCAACCCCTTGAACACCGACCCATGGACCAAAAGCGTCTACGCCGGGGCAAAACGCCTGGTAGCCATTTCCACGCCTATTCAAAAGTATCTGCAATCCTACCTTAGCCACCCCCCGCCTGTAGACCGCATTCCCAGCGCCTGGACTCCACGCACAGCGGACAGGGAAGCGCCCGGCTCCTTGCGTCGGTCCTATGCTTCATATTTTATTATCGGCCATGTCGGGGCTTTGTCTGACCGGCATAAAGGGCAGCGCCATCTGATTGAGGCCGCCCGGAGGCTGGAGGTGAACTACCCGCAGATGCGGTTTCTGTTTCTGGGATCCGGCCCGGATCGAAAGATGTTGGAGGGGATGGCGGAAGGACTGAACAATGTCGATTTCCTGGGTTTTCAAAATGACGTCGGCCTCTACCTGTCCATCATGGATCTCTTTGTCTTTCCCTCAAATTATGAAGGGCTGGGGTCCACTCTTTTGGATGCCATCGGCTGCGGGGTCCCGATAATCGCCTCGGCAGTAGGAGGGATTCCGGATATCATCCAGGACGGGGTCAACGGCGTGCTCATCCCACCGGGGAACCCTCAGGCCATCACCGAGGCCATCGTCCATCTGTATCACAGGCCCGGGCTGCGCCGAAGCTTGGCCCACCAGGCCGCGGCCCGGCTGGACGAATTCTCCCCCGCCCGCATGGTCCACAGCTATGAACATCTCTATCGCAGCCTAAACCCGCAGCTCTGA
- a CDS encoding manganese-dependent inorganic pyrophosphatase, translating to MAVYVVGHKSPDTDSVCAAIALADLKSKLGVECKPAVQGEVNPESRFVLEKFGCDAPELLTDATDKQIMLVDHSDLSQSLDNLNKGELMAIVDHHKVGDVSTPNPIEVWTWPVGCTCTVLKSMYDFYGVEIPKNIAGIMTCAILSDTVIFKSATCTDADKKAAEALAKKAGLDDLQNLGIEMFKVKSAIEGTPVRELVMRDFKDFNMNGNKVGIGQLEVVDLSLLDSVKDDLAKDISSLKGEGSYHSVFLLLTDIMKEGSEMLLVSDNPPVVEKAFGVSPSGDKAWLDGVMSRKKQVVPNFEKAFAA from the coding sequence ATGGCAGTTTATGTGGTCGGTCACAAGAGTCCGGATACAGATTCAGTGTGTGCAGCCATTGCCTTGGCTGACTTGAAGAGCAAGCTGGGAGTGGAGTGCAAACCGGCGGTCCAGGGGGAGGTCAACCCGGAGAGCAGGTTTGTCCTGGAGAAGTTTGGGTGCGACGCACCGGAGCTGTTAACCGACGCAACAGACAAGCAGATCATGCTCGTGGACCATTCCGATTTGTCCCAGAGCCTGGACAATCTGAACAAGGGTGAACTCATGGCCATTGTCGATCACCACAAGGTCGGGGATGTGAGCACTCCCAATCCGATCGAGGTCTGGACCTGGCCGGTGGGATGCACCTGCACAGTGCTAAAGAGCATGTACGACTTTTACGGGGTGGAAATCCCGAAGAATATCGCCGGGATCATGACCTGCGCCATATTGAGCGACACAGTTATCTTTAAATCCGCAACCTGCACTGATGCGGACAAGAAAGCGGCCGAGGCCCTGGCCAAGAAGGCCGGCCTGGACGACCTGCAGAACCTGGGCATTGAGATGTTCAAAGTCAAGTCGGCCATTGAGGGGACCCCGGTCCGTGAGCTGGTCATGCGCGATTTCAAAGACTTCAACATGAACGGAAACAAGGTGGGCATCGGCCAGCTGGAAGTTGTGGACCTCTCTCTTCTGGACAGTGTGAAGGACGATCTGGCCAAGGATATCTCCAGCCTCAAGGGCGAGGGCAGCTACCATTCCGTTTTTCTCTTGCTTACGGACATCATGAAGGAAGGGTCTGAAATGCTCCTGGTTTCGGACAATCCGCCCGTGGTGGAGAAGGCCTTCGGCGTATCCCCGTCCGGTGATAAGGCCTGGTTGGACGGGGTCATGAGCCGCAAGAAGCAGGTGGTGCCCAACTTTGAAAAGGCCTTTGCCGCCTAG
- a CDS encoding PTS sugar transporter subunit IIC has translation MDNCHAPTIGDPPDSARGQFFFGLITQFRTALNTGFLDRPLTIGIIAAAVSGQWPQCLGAAVFFELVWLDLFPAGTFIPPQRIFSTALVCSVIIVLDLNTTAEVVIPLLCALPAAGLGMHIEKRLRMGQSESHTRLETWAARAEPRDFPTSMIWAGLAHKAAWESGVFLGAALLVTGFTSGVLILHPSLVSGWPLSWPHLWSLALIGAVLSVRIRRAYELLVAGICVCTLLIGVLL, from the coding sequence ATAGATAATTGTCATGCACCCACTATCGGAGACCCTCCTGATTCTGCTCGCGGCCAGTTTTTTTTTGGGCTCATCACCCAGTTTCGCACAGCTCTGAACACAGGCTTTCTTGACCGTCCCCTGACTATCGGAATCATAGCCGCCGCAGTGAGCGGCCAGTGGCCTCAATGCCTGGGAGCGGCAGTCTTTTTTGAGCTGGTCTGGCTGGATCTTTTCCCCGCCGGTACGTTCATCCCCCCTCAACGCATCTTCAGCACCGCACTGGTCTGCTCAGTGATCATTGTTCTTGACCTGAATACGACCGCTGAGGTCGTGATTCCTCTGCTCTGCGCCCTGCCCGCTGCCGGCCTGGGAATGCATATCGAAAAACGGCTGCGGATGGGTCAGAGCGAAAGCCATACCCGGCTGGAAACCTGGGCGGCAAGGGCTGAGCCCCGGGATTTTCCGACCAGCATGATCTGGGCTGGTCTGGCTCACAAAGCGGCCTGGGAGAGCGGTGTCTTTTTGGGGGCGGCCCTGCTTGTTACCGGTTTCACATCTGGTGTTCTCATCCTGCATCCTTCCCTGGTGTCCGGCTGGCCCCTGAGCTGGCCGCATCTGTGGTCTCTGGCCCTTATCGGGGCCGTGCTTTCGGTGCGCATTCGCCGGGCCTATGAGCTCCTTGTGGCCGGGATCTGTGTCTGTACCCTGCTCATCGGTGTCCTGCTCTGA
- a CDS encoding PTS sugar transporter subunit IIB, which produces MSKQRLWVRIDNRLVHGQVVETWLPYSNARTLLVANDQLAEDELRQELLRLAVPTGVRILFSQVLDAADQVADLEPAKGTADIFLLFSTCGDAKRAYLSGLKFTFLNVGNIHFSQGKRQVCDHIALDQEDIYCLRYLQEQGVHLDFRCLPNTQVNMKALW; this is translated from the coding sequence ATGAGTAAGCAGAGGCTGTGGGTTCGAATAGACAACCGCCTGGTCCATGGACAGGTTGTTGAAACCTGGCTCCCGTACTCCAATGCCAGGACCTTGCTGGTGGCCAATGATCAACTGGCAGAAGATGAACTGCGGCAGGAGCTGTTGCGCCTGGCTGTGCCTACCGGGGTGCGTATCCTGTTTTCCCAGGTCCTGGACGCCGCAGATCAGGTGGCTGATCTGGAACCGGCCAAAGGAACTGCGGACATATTCCTTTTATTTTCTACCTGCGGGGACGCAAAACGAGCGTACCTCAGCGGACTGAAATTCACTTTTCTCAACGTCGGCAATATTCATTTCAGTCAGGGCAAGCGCCAGGTATGCGATCACATTGCCCTGGATCAGGAAGACATTTATTGTCTGCGCTACCTGCAGGAGCAGGGAGTGCATCTCGATTTCAGGTGTCTTCCCAATACTCAGGTCAATATGAAGGCCCTGTGGTAG